In Tiliqua scincoides isolate rTilSci1 unplaced genomic scaffold, rTilSci1.hap2 HAP2_SCAFFOLD_147, whole genome shotgun sequence, one DNA window encodes the following:
- the SV2A gene encoding LOW QUALITY PROTEIN: synaptic vesicle glycoprotein 2A (The sequence of the model RefSeq protein was modified relative to this genomic sequence to represent the inferred CDS: inserted 2 bases in 2 codons; deleted 2 bases in 2 codons) — MDEGFRDRTAFIRGAKDIAKEVKKHATKKVGKGVDRVQDEYTKRSYSRFEEEDDDEDYQPQDGYYRGEPAVDDEGASSDATEGHDEDDEIYEGEYQGIPRNDSLKGGDHMAANQQVVSEFRDFDDLEGEKKKEKEELSQQYELILQECGHGRFQWTLYFVLGLALMADGVEIFVVGFVLPSAEKDMCLSDSNKGMLGLIVYLGMMVGAFLWGSLADRLGRRQCLLMSLSVNSVFAFFSSFVQGYGTFLFCRLLSGVGIGGSIPIVFSYYSEFLAQEKRGEHLSWLSMFLMIGXIYASAMAWAIIPHYGWSFQMGSAYQFHSWRVFVLVCAFPXVFAIGALTTMPESPRFALQNGKHDEAWMVLKQVHDTNMRAKGHPERVFSVTHIKTIKQEDELVEIQSDTGTWYRRWLVRCLNLSQQVWANFHQCFAPEYRRVTLMMMAVWFTMSFSYYGLTVWFPDMIKHLQNIEYASRTKVFSHEMVRHITFNFTLENQIHSRGEYFNDKFIGLKMKSVSFIDSLFEECYFEDITSSNTFFKNCTFISTVFYNTDLFEYKFINSRIINSTFLHNKEGCQLDFSDDNNAYMIYFVSFLGTLAVLPGNIVSALLMDKIGRLRMLAGSSVMSCVSCFFLSFGNSESAMIALLCLFGGVSIASWNALDVLTVELYPSDKRTTAFGFLNALCKLAAVLGISIFTSFVGITKAVPILLASAALALGSSLALKLPETRGQVLQ, encoded by the exons ATGGATGAAGGCTTCCGAGACCGGACGGCCTTTATCCGGGGGGCCAAGGACATTGCCAAGGAGGTGAAGAAGCATGCCACCAAGAAGGTGGGCAAGGGTGTGGACCGGGTGCAGGACGAGTACACCAAGAGGTCCTACTCGCGCTTCGAGGAGGAAGACGACGATGAGGACTACCAGCCCCAGGACGGGTACTACCGGGGGGAGCCGGCGGTGGATGACGAGGGGGCCTCCAGCGATGCCACCGAGGGCCACGACGAGGATGACGAGATCTACGAGGGGGAGTACCAGGGCATCCCCCGCAACGACTCCCTCAAGGGCGGGGACCACATGGCAGCCAACCAGCAGGTGGTGAGCGAGTTCCGGGACTTTGACGAcctggagggggagaagaagaaggagaaggaggaactcTCCCAGCAGTACGAGCTGATCCTGCAGGAGTGCGGCCACGGGCGCTTCCAGTGGACGCTCTACTTCGTGCTGGGATTGGCCCTCATGGCCGACGGGGTGGAGATCTTTGTGGTGGGCTTCGTGCTGCCCAGCGCCGAGAAGGACATGTGCCTGTCGGACTCCAACAAAGGCATGCTGG GCCTCATTGTCTACCTGGGCATGATGGTCGGTGCCTTCCTGTGGGGCAGCCTGGCGGACCGGCTGGGGCGCCGACAATGCCTCCTGATGTCCCTCTCCGTCAACAGTGTCTTtgccttcttctcctccttcGTGCAAGGCTACGGCACGTTCCTCTTCTGCCGGCTGCTCTCCGGTGTGGG cATCGGGGGCTCGATCCCCATCGTCTTCTCCTACTAC TCCGAGTTCCTGGCGCAGGAGAAGCGAGGGGAGCACCTTAGCTGGCTGAGCATGTTTTTGATGATCG GCATCTATGCATCCGCCATGGCTTGGGCTATCATCCCCCATTACG GGTGGAGCTTCCAGATGGGGTCC GCGTACCAGTTCCACAGCTGGCGTGTCTTTGTCCTGGTCTGCGCCTTCC CTGTCTTCGCCATAGGCGCCCTCACCACCATGCCGGAGAGCCCCC GCTTTGCTTTGCAGAACGGGAAGCACGACGAGGCCTGGATGGTGTTGAAGCAGGTGCACGACACCAACATGCGAGCCAAGGGCCACCCTGAGCGGGTCTTCTCG GTGACCCACATCAAGACGATTAAACAGGAGGACGAACTGGTCGAGATTCAGTCCGACACGGGGACCTGGTACCGGCGTTGGCTGGTTCGGTGCCTGAACCTCTCACAGCAG GTCTGGGCCAACTTCCACCAGTGTTTTGCTCCCGAGTACCGCCGGGTGACCTTGATGATGATGGCTGTCTGGTTCACCATGTCGTTCAG ttACTATGGCCTGACTGTCTGGTTTCCAGACATGATCAAGCACCTCCAGAACATTGAGTATGCGTCCCGCACCAAGGTCTTCAGCCACGAGATGGTGCGTCACATCACCTTCAACTTCACCCTGGAGAACCAGATCCACAGCCGTGGGGAATACTTCAACGACAA GTTCATCGGCCTCAAGATGAAGTCTGTCTCCTTCATCGACTCCCTCTTTGAGGAGTGCTACTTTGAGGACATCACTTCTagcaatactttttttaaaaattgcactttCATCTCCACTGTCTTCTACAACACAG ACCTCTTTGAGTACAAGTTCATCAACAGCCGGATCATCAACAGCACCTTCCTGCACAACAAAGAGGGCTGCCAGCTGGACTTCAGCGACGACAACAATGCCTACATGATCTACTTCGTCAGCTTCCTGGGTACCTTGGCGGTGTTGCCCGGAAACATCGTCTCCGCGCTCTTGATGGACAAGATTGGGCGCCTCCGAATgctgg CCGGCTCGAGCGTGATGTCCTGCGTGAGCTGCTTCTTCCTGTCCTTTGGCAACAGCGAGTCCGCCATGATCgccctcctctgcctgtttgGGGGCGTCAGCATAGCCTCCTGGAACGCCCTGGACGTCCTCACCGTGGAGCTCTACCCCTCGGACAAGAG GACGACCGCCTTCGGGTTCCTCAACGCCCTCTGCAAGCTGGCCGCCGTCTTGGGGATCAGCATCTTCACGTCCTTCGTCGGGATCACCAAAGCTGTCCCCATCCTGTTGGCCTCGGCGGCCCTGGCCCTGGGCAGCTCGCTGGCCCTGAAGCTGCCGGAGACGCGGGGGCAGGTGTTGCAGTGA